From the Helianthus annuus cultivar XRQ/B chromosome 17, HanXRQr2.0-SUNRISE, whole genome shotgun sequence genome, the window TTCATCGTCATCGAGTTACTTTAGTCTAGTCAACAACCAAGTTTAAGGTACTATAATATTTTTTGTTTGCAAATGAATATAGGTTTTCTCTGAAAATGAAAAACGGTTTCATGACGCAAGAGATGTGGAGTCTGGACAATTCGGGTTTGTAGTGACGGAGGATGGGAAACATCTTGCTTGTTTTGCCACCATCAACCACGAGCCACCGGTTAACACCAGTGTAGATTTCACTTGGAGGTCTGGTGTGGCTGCTGAAGCTTGGACCAAGGTCGTCAAGAAAGGTTCTGTTGATGTAAGTATCCATCGAACCCgcagaaaaaaaaacacaaaacttTTAATAATTTCTTTTCTTGTAATACAAGAAACTGGAGCGGGTGTTCGCATTCTTGCATAGCTTTGAATCCAATGAACGGTGTTATTGTTTTACAGGCTATGGAATTAGAGTTGAAGAAAATGGAAGACACAATTAAGTGGATTCATGAGGAGATGTTATATCTTCGAGAAAGGTTTGTCAATAAAAACGAAAATGAAAACATACCGATGAGACAAAGGGGAAAACTGAGGGGTTGAGTTACGGGTCAAAATATGTCTATTTTTTTATGGGTTGAGACGGGTCGGGTTGATTCATTATATGCCGGGTTGGCACACTTTTTTTGTTATAATAATACTTTATTGTGACGTGTGCTCGTAAAAGTTGTGCAACCCTAACACGGCACATTTAACCAATTTATCAAAACAAGTCTTAACTTGTGACTAAGTTgtaaatgtgtttaatgttttcGAAGGTTGATAAATGGGCTTAACATGTCATAAACGACTTGACATGATGACATGTTTATCGGCAAGGATTTACGGTCGACCCatttaattaaacatgttaaaagGTCATAGAACACCCGTATGAATATAAGTACCTATGGAATTGGTAAACATACAACACAATTCTCGCCTCTAGACAAATGTTGATCTTTAAGTGAAAATGATGAGGCAAAATGTTGCAGGGAACAACAGACGCTAAAGCAAAACATGAAAACAAACTCCATAATGGGATGGTCGAGTTTGGTTTCGCTGTTTATTTGTTTGTCGGTGGCGGGCTTGCAATTATGGCACTTGAAGTCGTTTTTTGAGAAGAAGAAGATTATTTGATTTAGCAAAACATCTATTTGTATTGTTTCACGTTTTAAACTTGAGCAATAGTTATGTTCAAACCCGACAAGGCACTTATTTTCTGCATCTGTGTACTACATATCAATATGCCAAAATAGACTGGATTTTAATCTTCGCGAAATTCTTTACCATAGATTATCACGAAAAAGCCCGAATCTTTTTTGTAATGCATGCAGCCTATTCCACATGCATCATGAAGAATAATCAAGCATAGTTTTCTAGAAAATAAAGTCGGAATATATAATTTACAACAAAATATTGTCATTAAAGTGAAGTGAAAAATCGCTTAAGTTGCTCGCGAAAAGAAAAGACAAAACAGAAATTATGAAACGATGAATATACTCACAACATGGTACCTCGTAAAGAGCGGAAGGTTTAAGAATTTGGAAACCGGAGAATCATGTTTGTTCTTGATCATATTCAAGACGTAAAAATGTTCCAATGGTGATCTGTTCCCATTTTTTCCTTTATTTTTTCAAGCCTCTTTAAAATCTCCAAGAATGAAGGTCTCTTGTTCATATCTGCATCCCAGCAATGCTCAGTCAACCTGTAACATAACATCCGATATTACCACAACGATATGCTAAAAATAAGGTTAATTGCATATAATGCAATTCATGAAACCGAAATGAGGTGTAAGTAAATAAATGTACTCTCTCAGCTCAGGAGTGTAATATTTTGATTTAAAAATAGGCCGGAGCCCTTCAGCTGCACACTTTGCTGCTTCATAAGGTTCATAATTTGATAGTGGCGGGTCTCCTTCAAGCATCtgtaacaaaataaacaaatggTTTAAAATTTAATTTGCTTTTACCATAACCCATATTGTAACATAAATTAGTTTACCTGGTACAATATCATTGCAAAAGAGTACACATCGACTTTCTTATCGTATTTCCGGTGCTTGAAGACTTCGGGAGCCATATAACGATCTTTGGTTGTATGtcatgaaaaaatgaaaaagaaaaaattagaAGGGTATGATGTGGCTAGTTTCACAAACTATATAAGTTTTTTAGGTTATAGGCATACAGCTCCCGGTTTCGCCGGTCATTTTGTAGACATCGTGAGAATTCTGAACCCTGATTAGTTTGCTTAGTCCAAAGTCACCGACTTTAAGATGGTCAGCATTGGAGTTGACTAAAAGAACATTCCTGAAGATATATAAATtacatatatttaaaaatatgcaTGGAATGGAAGAGACAAAACGTTAGTGTTCTAGATGTGGAAAATTTGCGAACCTTGGCTTTAAGTCTCTATGAATTATGACATTTGGCTCAGTATGCATATATGCCATGCCTCTGAAGAACATAAAACATAATGAAACTCAATACGCTCAAATATATATTTCTAAACCAATATCGaaaaataaagagtaaaatgccattttcgtccctcaggtttggccagttttgcgactttcgtccaaaggtttgttttttcgcatttggatccaaaaggtttgaaatctgccattttcatccggctcgttaactccgtccatctttctccgttaagtcaggagTATTTCCCTCTTTTTAGCTAACTTAaaggcaatttggtctttttcactttatgtaaaaagaccgaataccccaGAAAAAAGACCGAACTGCCATTTTagtaacaaaaaagacggaaatacccctgacttaatggagaaaatttggagttaacgagccggatgataatggcaagatttcaaaccttttggatccagatgcaaaaaaacaaacctttggatgaaagttgcaaaactggtcaaacctcagggacgaaaatggcaatttactcaaaaataaaTGACAAGACAATAAAGACATATTACCTGGCAATGTCTAAAGCAAAGTTTATAGCTGTTGTTGGATTAAGAGCACCCTTCTCCTTTAGGCACTGATGAAGATCACCCTGCACCCGAAGATTATTTGTAACGAAATTTAAGACTAAAACTTTCTTTTATTATGTTGATTAAATGTTGTGCGGTTTAAAAATTACCCCTCGTAAAAACTCGGTAATCAGCATTAACGGTTTCTTTTCGGTAACGGCTCCAAGAAATTGGACTATATTAGGGTGGCGAAGCTTGACCAGCAAATTCACCTCGTGCCTAAAGTCCTGACTGATGACGCAAATTCACCAAATCCAAATTTAATAACATAATATATGAGCTTATGACTTGTAATTAAACTAGGTAATAAAACATTACTCACATCACGAATCTGTCATCTGAGAGACTTGGAAGGATACGTTTCACAGCTACAGGTGTTCCCCGCCAAGATGCTCTTATAATCTCACCAAAGGACCCCTAAAAGGAGTTATTATGTTTAATTATCCTTAAAATGAACCCTTGAACATGTATGTGGACATTTATACTACTATGAACAACTAGCTGACCTAATACCACAGGATATGCAGTTAATATCgccgatatatcggttatcggtcccctggTGAGATATCAGTCAGAATAttgtaccgatattatcggcgatgtTGACCAATATTCGACtaattttcccgatatcagtacctttcttcagttcttcttagttctaccattcgtctttcttcttattgttgctattagtgttttaagtcttattTGTTAATTGTTTTGCTACAATTggtagtgttttgcaagttgcaaaaggttaatttgttaatggtcgGAGAGTCTACTGAATTGGTAATGTtgaattgctatatatataaattcagcatcatcatcatactcagtaaatctcaccaatagcaaagctaaggtagggtctgaggagggtaagatgtagacagccttacctctaccccgtaggaatagagaggctgcttccagtgagacccccggctccatAGTAGTtctgcatcaagccttggacataaggcacataacactcaacaatcgggacaaaggccgattaATGCATGTACCTTTTCGTCTTTCGGttatcaacgtcaccacatgatgcatgattaagttattaaccgtccgccgcttttaatgttatttttcacgaaattagtaaaataataaattagtgcaatttcacttttgccccctgaGAGCCCACACAAATACACGTTATATGTGCACGCCGCAAGCGGGGCGTTATAATATATATtcagcatgatattaaaattaccgatatcccactgcGATTACCGATATCTCAAACACCACAGGGAACCCTTGTTAAACCTAGTAGAGATATCTTATTCATAAAACAAAAGGATCACAATTTGTTTCTGATATTTCACAAAGTATTCATCTTCCTTGTTAACCACATATAACAGATGTCTACAAAAATGGGGAGCGTTTTTTGCTAAATATTAGGAAAAATATAGTAATAACTCATGGTGTGAAAGAATGATAACACACAATAGGGACCCTCAATTCTTGCCTACAACTACTCCAAAAACATGTATGTGATGGTAACTAGTGAATAACCACTTACATGTTCTAGAAAAAGTGTAAAACGTATAAATAATATTTAAGCGAAGAAAACCAGACCTTGCCTACAATGTGTGAGTTTGTGAAGTCCAGCTCCACAGGGTCAATTTCCCAGTCACACTTATTTGAAAGAGGAGGTAGCACAGGCTTTGGTTCCGAATGGCTTCCATCCTGGCCCTGCACCAAAGATGTTAAATAATTTAAAGTCAATAAAAGCATATGAGTACAATGTGAGTAAGCATAAGTTGAGAATATTCATATGATTTTAGGAACGATGCTTAAACTCAGGCCTACAGATATGCAACTTTTTCTTCACTCAATTTATGTTTATTGTTACTTATGTTGTAAACTATGCCTTCATGTTTACGTCCCTCACACTGAAAATGCCCCTTAAcaacaaaaacaagaaaaattGCAGACCAAAAGTAGCATCACATTAGCTTGTAAAAATTGCTGATGAGCAAATGGGTACTTTGGATACAATTTTTTAAAAAAGGTAAATGTTGCATATTTTAGATAACCCAAAATGAAACGTGTTGCATTTCTTGGAATAAAGGGTATAAAGTGTGCATAATGCAACATTCATTGATATCATCTCACCTATCAAACGACTCCAGAAGAAAGTGTTCCATTGACCATGAGACAGGTTAgaccaaacaaaacaaaacaacaacAGTACCCAGCAGCAAGtcccacaaataacaaagctATTGGTGGGGTCtagggagggtgggatgtagacaaaCCTTACCTCCTATGTTTAAAAAAGCGCGCTTAAAGCGAGCTTTAAGCGTGAAGCGCTGGAAACATCGCTTTTTTTGGTCTGAAGCGCTACATTACGTGAAGCGCTGTGAAGCAAGCTTTAAGCTTTAAGCGCGAAGCGATGATGGTTTGAAGCGACGCTTCAGCCCAATTAGGTCACATTTGGGCCATCTTTTAAGCCCAACAGTCTTTAAATAGGGTTAAATGAGGCCTGTTTCTTTACCCTAAGTGTGTTTcgactttaatttatgttttaactatgttttttatgtgttaagtgtgtttTTTAATCATGTTTCTGTGTTTGTTATTGATTAACAAGTAGAATAGGTCATATTGATGtgtacaatatttttttttattttgagcgcttcgtatacgtgaagctctcgcttcgcgcttgaagcttcgcttaaagcttttggaaccaaaacgcttcggagcgcttcgcgcttttttaaaccaagcttACCTCTATCCATATGGATAAAGAGGCTGCTTCCAAAAAGACCCCCGGCTTGAAACCAAACATCAAGCAAACAATGCAAACTACAGATATAGCAATAGAAATCCACCAATCACAGAATAAGTGGTAACCGACTAACATAGTAGAATAGACACAACTATAGCCCCTAAAgcaatatatacacacacacacacacacaagatgATAAACACATGTAAGGTCCACCCGAACAGTAGAAAATATTAACCCCTAACCCAAAAATCTCAGACACCTCATTACTCTCTCCTAAAAATCTTTAACCgtaatcctacgtctccacgaactcctatcctggaccatgtcctcagaaaggTGCAACTCTAGCAAATCTTGCCTAATCCGCTCCTCCCAAGTCAGTTTGGGCCTTCCTCTACTCCTCCTACCCTCCACACAAAGGGTGTCTACTACTCTAACTGTTGCCGTCAATGGCCTCCTCTTCAcgtgcccaaaccatctcaatctcccctccttaATCTTACTCGATATACTAGCCACCCCTAGCCtttccctaaaaacctcatttctcATACGGTCTAACCTTGTGTGCCCACACATCCGTAACATCCTCATTTCTGCCACCTCCATCTTGCGTGTCTGCGTCTTTTTGATAGCCCAACAATCTGTTCAATATAAGATAGCAGGTCTAACTGCAGCCTTATAAAATTTTCCCTTTAATTTAGTTGGGAACCTCTTGTCACACAATACCCCAGTGGCTGCTCTCCACCTACACCAGCCAGCTTGTATACGATGGGCAACATCACTATCTATCTCCCCATCCTTTTGTACAAACGATCCTAAATATTTAAACTTGGTAACCTGAGGCACCGCTTGACCATCAATGGGTTAGACCAAACAAAAGAAAAGACATAGTTTCATTTCTGCAAACTTTGGGTTGAattaaaattttcagaaaattgcACAGAAAAAAATACATCAGCAATTTTTCAATACAATCACTATGATACAGTATGCAAAGCCAAGAACAAATAAACAGAAGAATGCCAAGGAGATAACTGCAAGATCAAGTGTCTTCTTACTGTTTATCTAAAAAAGATTCTGATATAGGCTTCTTGAAACATAATAACTAAAGGATGAATAATTAAGCTAATGTACAGATGTGATGCATAGCATGCTTCAAACAGTCACACCACAACTCAAATCATAAAAAGTGTGTGCGTGTAAACACAAGAAACTGAGTGTTTAACTTACAAAAGACACGCCATCGTACATCTTCAACAACTCGACCATGCTATGTTTTTTCGCTCCTTCCGCATCAGCGAGCGGCTGTCATGAGCAGTAATGCAGTATTAACTTAAGAAAATAACACTAACCTAAGTTccacataattaaaaaaaaaacagttgtGAATTCACAAATAAGCTACAAAAATTATACACATCATCAATTTCTAAGATAGGAATTGATAACAAAGAAACGGAAACAATAATTTGGCTAACTCGCAAACTATCATtatcaaaaataattaaaaaaaaaaaaaaacttatcaaAAGCTTGATTAGAATGTCAAATCCTAACACGGTCTATATAGACTAACTTGCTAGTCAATAAATTGTCATATTACAATCATAATGTAATTAGGAAACTAATCTAAGTTTAACCAACATGTCAGCTTAACCTACACCAGAATAGGCTCCAAAAATTTCATCGTGTGAGTTTAATCAGACAACGAgatctataatctatacaaataaatatcaaaaaaaaaaaatttaaataggGCAAATTAAGCCTAGCATATTGTTTCCACTAATAGCTCACCTACAGAGTATAAATAATCAAGTAACAAAAACAGTAATCACAAATGAAATCAATATGAGCAATTAGGATACCGTATTCTTCCACCGATCCTGAGCGTTGACATCAGCTCCATACTCAATCAAACACTTAGCAACATCGATCCATCCGTGAAGCGAAGCAACGTGAAGCGGAGTTCGATTATCATAATCTCTAGCATGAACGAGAGACTGATCTTCTTCGAGAAGCTTCTTGACAGCAGCAGCATCGTTCTGGTGAGTGTGCCATAGTATCAAGGACGTCCGGCTGACTTTAGCTTTGTCTTTTCGCTTGGCCGGAGCATCTGCAGAGTGGCCGGAGCTTCCTTCACTTGCACTCATTCAATCGGAAAGAATAGTGTTGATTTCGTTCGGGGTTTTGGTCGTCGGGGATGATAAAGTTGTGATATGGAAATATCTATTTGGTTTGGAGGTGTATTTACTTACTTTTCAACCGACACGTTGATTACGTGTTCGATACTTCGATTAAATGcctggatggatggatggatggatggataaTAATAATAAGGGGTTTTATTTTTGTAATGTAAATTATATTTGTTTTCATGTATAGTTTATGTAATAATTTGagttgttttgtgttattttatcATTGGTTTTGTATGTGTCATTTTATTATTGGTTTTGTATATTATGGTGTCTTGTGTGCTTTAAAGGGTCCTGAGAGTGAAAACGAGTTGAAACGTTGAAGAAACGAGCACCCGGGAGGAGGTTTGAGCTTAGTGAAGGATTTTCATGTAATGAAAAGGGATATTTAATAAGATGAGAAGATAGAGAATTTAATTACGAACCCGTATGCGGAAACGGTGAAGAAAACAGAGTtgaaacgaagaagttatggccgaaaCCGTATTCTCGGTTCCGTAATAATTTACTTACTAATAAATCATTATTAGCACAATCCAGGCTTCTAGTCTAGGTAGTCTTTTCCATCATCTGAATTCGTCCTCAGTCTTAGTTTGTGTCTCCGTCCgctttagttaatttagttaattttagtAAATTGCATTAGGTtattagaaaccccccccccctaaacaTAAAAACAGTTAGAGTTGAGTCAGTCTTAGATAAGTTAATTGAGTCTAGTTAACGTAATCAGAGTCTCGTgtgttcgatactcggacttacttagcCTATATTGCATTGACTGGTACACTTACCGGTTGTGTGGTCTAGGTTTTATAGAGTATTAGTTTATGaatttaaaacttagagtgtctagtttataaataaaattagTCAGTTTAATTAGACCACTTTTAACACATCATCGTCAATACAAAACCATTTAAACTATGAAATTGTTTGATTGTATATAAACTCGATAGAACTTTTGGTACATTAGTTTAATGATCTATTTCATTATAAGGCGCTTTCCAAtatttaatttctttttattaAAGGTCGTTCCTAAAATGATTATCGTTACATGATTCAAGTGAAAAAGATGGATGTATGTATTAGGACATATGTTTTAATAATTATGAATCATACATCCTAAGGTGTTGTCTGAATTAGTTATCCTTATCAGATAGTGCAGTGACTCAGAGGATCAAGATCCTTATTATTACTTGTGATTTCTAATAGTTGTTCTCAATGTTTACTAATATTCATGTGCATGTTATTAACGAAGTGGACTCAGTCTCAGCTGGAATCTCGGGAATAATTCGTTCAAGATGCTGCACGTGCTATTTCCACAAACAGTCATGGGGGCTTGGACGTGGTCTTCCAAGATTTTCGGACTTAGTTGTTAGGCTTATTCAAAATGGGTTGATCTAggttacacaattacacacactCTCACATACACTACGAACCAGAACTCTCACAACACTCATAGCTTTCAGTTGTAAAACACTTGATTAATATCCGAAATTATAATCTCTTTTCAATTGTGCAATATAGttgatagtgatagttttcactatccgAGGTTTTTATGTCGGCGATCTACTAGTGATCAAGGgcttttcctcgtacaaatctcTGTGTTTGATTACCTTATTCGTTTAATACTTATTTTATCATTGTTCATCACTTAAGCACTCTACCTCACTTTACATATTTGGTTACATTATACttgatcagatttttgaccaaaacaatatggATTCCATGTGAATAAGTTCTCGACAGAGTCCTAGTGGGGATAGCTTGGTGGTACAATGATGTGTTCCCTAGCCAAGTGGTTGTGGGTTCAAATCCTGTAAAGGGTAGGGCACGTGTGATTTTAGTCGTTCAAAGAAAAGGTTGTCGACAGAGATCGCTTTTGTCGAGTATCGAGGGAGAACTCGTGGCCTTTTAAGTTTTGAAACTTTTGAGAGATGAAATTACTTATAGAAATCCCTTGTTTCCATTTAAATGTTGGTATAGCAACATTCCAACTATACAGAAATGTTGAAATGGAGCACGTCATCTAACTTTAGTTAGATGGCTTGTAGGTTGAGTACAAGAATCATAAAAAATGGAGAGAGAAAACatgattaaaaaaaaagtaaaatgctTCTCTTCTTATTTATGCTTTATACTTTTTTACTACTTTCATgtatttttcttcttcaattcACACAATCACACAATATCCAAATAATATCTTCACTTATTAAACATCatataaacaaaaacaaaaacccaTGAAAATAAAGTATCAAATAAGAGACacaacatatacatatacatgtatATAGGACTGTCCTACAACAAATGAAAACTAATAATAACCGATGCACAAACTCACAACTCGAATAGAGAAGACGACTACATCACAAACCCGAGCTAATGAATAAGGGGCGTGATGCACATATGAGCTATCAAGAAATATGTTAAAAATTAATGTATGATGAAATGCTAGGTTATAAAGGAAGCATTATAAACTTATACTACATAAGCACACTATATATAAGCCAGATAATTGAACTGCCCAAAACTATCAATCAAAAATACTTCTTTAATCTTCCGTTCGGGTCACCATAAACTTAACTTCAAGGCATGTAGTTTAATGATACTAGTAATCGCAAGTTTACAAAAATATGGGATATCCCACTGTCTTGCGCCCCCACTGACCGATCCCACAACCATCATAGAGGATGTAATTTGTAAACTGCAGCACCGATTGTCCTGATAAGTGATAATACCTTATAAGAAAAGTTTTGCCCTTGGGTGTGGATATTAGAAAAATGACTCAAATGCCCGTGTGAAAAGTTATCCTCAGGGAGTCGGGGATTAATAAAATATAGACTACACATTAACAAAACTCTAGAGCCATAAACTTGTACATACATAGGCACATTGGATAAGGCCGATAACCGGGCTGATCAAAATTTTATCAAGATCAAGCCTATCTTTTCACTCTCATTAGGGTCAAAGTAAACAACAACTTCATAAAAATATGACCAAACCATACATATAACCAAAAAGTTGCATATCGTACTTAAACTCTAAGCTCTAGGTTGTCATTATCGAATTGATACCACATAAGACCATAAAGGATAGGTATACCTTGACTCCTTGAGCCAGATACCATTTGGTAGATCCACAAAAGTCAAACTCAAATTGGTCAACAATTATAAAACTGAAAGAAAAGGTCTTTAGTGGCATAATCTAATGTAACAATGGAATCAATGACAAGAGTTGACTAGGCAATTTGTCGAACACCTGGCATTCGTATCCTAAAGATTACTTCAAACGCACAAATGTAGAGAAACTTGTCATGTTCATGTAACAAAGAACGAACAACATCAAGTCGTTGTAGTATAGTGGTAAGTATTCCCGCCTGTCACGCGGGTGACCCGGGTTCGATCCTCGGCAACGGcgattttctttttttcttttgctGGGATTTGAGTTGTTCTGGGCCTTGATTTGCTGCGTTTATATTTAAGTCCTTCTTTTGGGCCTTAATTTGCTGCTATTATATTTAAGTCCTTTGGGCCTTAACTTGCTCCTTTATATTTGAGTCCAGTTCGTAACTTCGTTTACATTGTGAACTACAAATGGTTTTACTCACAtgcatctttttttttttttttttttttttagtaaaatgcTAAAATGGTCCATAAGTTTAAGTTACTTttgtcatttcagtccaaaaaataaACCTTTTATATCTGGGGTCCTtgaggtttcatttttgttgccattttcatctaaatGACAAACTGTGTTAGAATTACTCGTTACCCAATCCTTTTTTTTCGTATTTTAGTAAATTTAAATGAAGGGTAATGGACATTTTAAATgtgattttgttttaattaaaaaaccaaaaaatataGATGCCCCCTTCATAACCTGAGAAACCCTAATTCCATATTTCTTCAACTTCAACCTTTATCTGCCTGCGCTACCACATCACCACCATTGAACCACCCATACCATTTGAATCTCAGAGTAATGTTTGTGTCGATAAGGAAATCTTGCtgtataaaatgggtaaatgTCGAAAAAGATTGAAATTTTGTATCTAACTGGAATGATGAATGTTCGggtttttaattaaaataaaatcataCTTAAAAttccattttgcccttcatttaATGTTGCTAAAAGACAACTGAGATTGGTTAACATAAAATTCTAACTCGGTTTGTCATTTGGAtaga encodes:
- the LOC110924003 gene encoding transmembrane emp24 domain-containing protein p24delta9 is translated as MEVGLLVFIVILPLLSTIAISIRFNVESGFTKCITDDIRIKSLTVGEYSVVNPNEGQPLPGHHRIYVGVFSENEKRFHDARDVESGQFGFVVTEDGKHLACFATINHEPPVNTSVDFTWRSGVAAEAWTKVVKKGSVDAMELELKKMEDTIKWIHEEMLYLREREQQTLKQNMKTNSIMGWSSLVSLFICLSVAGLQLWHLKSFFEKKKII
- the LOC110926349 gene encoding integrin-linked protein kinase 1 translates to MSASEGSSGHSADAPAKRKDKAKVSRTSLILWHTHQNDAAAVKKLLEEDQSLVHARDYDNRTPLHVASLHGWIDVAKCLIEYGADVNAQDRWKNTPLADAEGAKKHSMVELLKMYDGVSFGQDGSHSEPKPVLPPLSNKCDWEIDPVELDFTNSHIVGKGSFGEIIRASWRGTPVAVKRILPSLSDDRFVIQDFRHEVNLLVKLRHPNIVQFLGAVTEKKPLMLITEFLRGGDLHQCLKEKGALNPTTAINFALDIARGMAYMHTEPNVIIHRDLKPRNVLLVNSNADHLKVGDFGLSKLIRVQNSHDVYKMTGETGSYRYMAPEVFKHRKYDKKVDVYSFAMILYQMLEGDPPLSNYEPYEAAKCAAEGLRPIFKSKYYTPELRELTEHCWDADMNKRPSFLEILKRLEKIKEKMGTDHHWNIFTS